In Paenibacillus sp. BIC5C1, a genomic segment contains:
- a CDS encoding diacylglycerol kinase family protein: protein MKRRSWGMVFRNAAEGIVYGLRTQRNVRVHTGVAILMCAAGFFFGISRTDWMFVLTAVFLVLVTELMNTAVEAAVDLAHPHIHPLAKAAKDTAAGAVLLAAVFAVIIGCVVFIKPVMSWLSLL from the coding sequence ATGAAAAGGCGCTCCTGGGGGATGGTATTCCGCAATGCTGCGGAAGGAATCGTATACGGGCTGCGGACTCAGCGGAATGTAAGAGTTCATACAGGAGTCGCCATTTTGATGTGTGCAGCCGGCTTTTTTTTCGGGATTTCCAGAACGGATTGGATGTTTGTACTGACAGCCGTTTTTCTGGTGCTTGTGACGGAGCTGATGAATACAGCGGTGGAAGCTGCTGTGGATCTGGCGCATCCGCATATACATCCGCTGGCAAAAGCGGCGAAGGACACCGCGGCCGGTGCAGTTTTGCTGGCTGCGGTGTTCGCCGTCATCATTGGGTGTGTCGTTTTCATTAAGCCGGTGATGAGCTGGCTGAGTTTGCTCTGA
- a CDS encoding YaiI/YqxD family protein: MSELNVRHIVVDGDACPVKAEIAETALRFKVPVLMVSSFDHFLQGGEGVRTVQVDRSDQSADLYIANHIKPYDVVITQDYGLAALALGKRCYVLSFRGREFNDRDIDFMLDSRHTAAKARKRGHYGKGPKPFTEQDREIFQHKLTKLLKDLQENV, translated from the coding sequence TTGAGTGAGTTGAATGTACGCCATATTGTTGTGGATGGTGATGCTTGCCCGGTCAAGGCTGAGATCGCAGAAACAGCTCTCCGATTCAAAGTTCCTGTATTGATGGTTTCTTCATTTGACCATTTTCTTCAAGGCGGAGAAGGAGTACGCACCGTTCAGGTGGATCGAAGTGATCAGAGTGCAGACCTTTACATTGCCAATCACATCAAGCCATACGATGTGGTCATTACACAGGATTATGGACTGGCGGCGCTCGCACTTGGCAAACGTTGTTATGTTTTATCATTTCGTGGTCGTGAATTTAATGATCGTGACATTGATTTCATGCTGGATTCCCGTCATACTGCGGCCAAAGCACGAAAAAGAGGGCATTATGGAAAAGGCCCAAAGCCTTTCACAGAGCAGGATCGGGAAATTTTTCAACATAAACTGACAAAACTTTTGAAAGATTTGCAGGAGAATGTGTAA
- the glyS gene encoding glycine--tRNA ligase subunit beta encodes MSKDLLFEIGLEEVPARFMRAAIEQLQDRVVKWLDASRIAYGEVNAYATPRRLAVLIKDVAEKQEDVEEEVKGPSRKIALDDSGNWSKAALGFARSQGVEPDQFTFKELSGVEYIYATKSSKGVETSSVIGQGLLAILHAMTFPKFMRWASYDFKFVRPIRWIVALLGSDVIELEVAGVKSGNVTRGHRFLGKEAVISDPASYVEVLRSEHVIAHIKEREQMIVSQIQALAAEKKWDIAIKEDLLEEVLFLVETPTVLFGTFESSFLNIPQEVLITSMREHQRYFPVLDNDGQLLPYFVTVRNGGNDSLDVIAKGNEKVLRARLSDAKFFYEEDQKLEIKDALSKLESIVFQEELGTVGDKVRRIRKIADGLASKLQVPADVAEAVNRSADICKFDLVTLMVGEFPELQGVMGEDYARKAGEKEEVAKAVFEHYQPRFAGDQSPASLVGAIVSAADKMDTIVGCFSINIIPTGSQDPYALRRQAAGIVQILLDHNLPLTLSDVFGVALQVHAQMNLLKRADEEVRKDLQDFFGLRVKKLLSETVRYDVVDAVISSGFDDISAVVPKGEALMAAVQTGDAFKTTVESFNRVGNLAAKASNASVHAELFTEEGERQLHEAWSKTNEEYRQVLSQHAAAEALAIASAWKEAITVFFDSVMVMAEDEAVRANRLALLAAIDRDLKAFADFSKLVW; translated from the coding sequence ATGTCTAAGGATCTGTTATTTGAAATTGGTCTGGAAGAAGTGCCTGCACGCTTCATGCGAGCAGCAATTGAACAGCTGCAAGACCGTGTCGTGAAATGGCTGGATGCATCCCGTATTGCTTATGGTGAAGTGAATGCCTATGCGACACCACGTCGACTGGCTGTTTTGATTAAAGATGTTGCCGAGAAGCAGGAGGACGTGGAGGAAGAAGTTAAAGGACCTTCCCGTAAAATTGCACTGGACGACAGTGGCAACTGGAGTAAAGCTGCACTCGGATTTGCCCGCAGCCAGGGTGTTGAACCGGATCAGTTCACATTCAAGGAACTGAGCGGCGTGGAATATATCTATGCGACCAAGAGCAGCAAAGGCGTGGAAACTTCCTCTGTAATCGGTCAGGGTTTGCTGGCTATACTGCATGCCATGACGTTCCCGAAATTCATGCGTTGGGCTTCGTATGATTTCAAATTTGTACGTCCGATTCGCTGGATTGTTGCTCTGCTGGGCAGCGATGTGATTGAGTTGGAAGTTGCAGGCGTAAAGTCTGGCAATGTAACACGTGGACATCGTTTCCTCGGAAAAGAGGCGGTTATTTCGGATCCCGCTTCGTATGTGGAAGTGCTTCGTTCCGAGCACGTCATTGCGCATATCAAAGAACGTGAGCAGATGATTGTATCCCAGATCCAGGCACTGGCTGCCGAGAAAAAATGGGATATTGCGATCAAGGAAGATTTGCTGGAAGAGGTTCTGTTCCTGGTTGAAACACCAACGGTGCTATTTGGAACATTCGAATCTTCATTTTTGAATATTCCACAAGAGGTACTGATTACTTCGATGCGCGAGCATCAACGCTACTTCCCTGTGCTTGATAATGATGGACAATTGTTGCCATACTTCGTTACGGTTCGCAATGGCGGCAACGATTCACTGGATGTCATTGCAAAAGGGAACGAAAAGGTACTTCGTGCACGTCTGTCTGATGCCAAGTTCTTCTACGAGGAAGACCAGAAGCTGGAGATCAAGGATGCATTATCGAAATTGGAAAGTATCGTCTTCCAGGAAGAGCTGGGAACGGTTGGAGATAAAGTTCGCCGTATTCGCAAAATTGCGGATGGTCTGGCTAGCAAGCTGCAAGTACCAGCTGATGTAGCCGAAGCGGTGAATCGTTCTGCGGATATCTGCAAATTCGACCTGGTTACACTTATGGTGGGAGAATTCCCTGAGCTGCAAGGTGTGATGGGTGAGGATTATGCCCGTAAAGCTGGTGAAAAAGAAGAAGTTGCCAAAGCGGTGTTTGAGCACTATCAGCCACGTTTCGCCGGGGATCAATCTCCTGCTTCCCTCGTTGGTGCTATTGTGAGTGCTGCGGATAAAATGGATACAATTGTAGGTTGTTTCTCGATCAATATCATTCCTACAGGTTCTCAAGATCCATACGCACTGCGTCGTCAGGCAGCAGGTATCGTACAAATTTTGCTGGATCACAATCTTCCGCTGACATTGTCCGATGTATTCGGCGTTGCACTTCAAGTTCATGCTCAGATGAACCTGTTGAAACGTGCGGATGAAGAGGTGCGTAAAGATTTACAGGACTTCTTTGGTCTTCGAGTGAAAAAACTGTTGTCGGAAACGGTTCGTTATGATGTTGTGGACGCAGTGATTTCTTCCGGATTTGATGATATCAGCGCGGTAGTTCCAAAAGGTGAAGCACTTATGGCAGCTGTCCAAACGGGAGATGCCTTCAAAACAACTGTCGAATCCTTCAACCGTGTCGGTAATCTGGCTGCCAAAGCATCCAATGCTTCGGTTCATGCAGAACTTTTCACAGAAGAAGGGGAACGCCAGCTGCATGAGGCATGGAGTAAAACCAATGAGGAATATCGTCAGGTATTGTCTCAGCATGCTGCTGCTGAAGCGCTCGCGATTGCATCGGCTTGGAAGGAAGCTATCACTGTATTCTTCGATTCGGTTATGGTTATGGCTGAAGATGAGGCTGTACGGGCGAATCGTCTGGCACTGCTTGCAGCCATTGACCGTGATCTGAAAGCTTTTGCTGATTTCTCCAAATTGGTCTGGTAG
- the glyQ gene encoding glycine--tRNA ligase subunit alpha: MNFQQMILTLQQFWAEHNCIIVQPYDTEKGAGTMNPMTFLRSLGPEPWKVAYVEPSRRPSDGRYGENPNRLYQHHQFQVIIKPSPDNIQEIYLESLKQLGIDPLKHDIRFVEDNWENPSLGCAGLGWEVWLDGMEITQFTYFQQVGGIETNPVAVEITYGMERLASYIQEKENVFELEWVDGITYGDVFRQPEFEHSKYTFEVSDVKMLFTLFNMHEEEANKAMAQNLVFPAYDYVLKCSHTFNLLDARGAISVTERTGYITRVRNLARQVAATYVEEREKLGFPLIKKGGAEHV; this comes from the coding sequence ATGAATTTTCAGCAGATGATTCTCACGCTGCAACAATTCTGGGCCGAGCACAACTGTATTATTGTTCAACCTTATGATACGGAAAAAGGGGCAGGTACGATGAACCCGATGACCTTTTTGCGTTCGCTTGGACCCGAGCCTTGGAAAGTAGCTTATGTAGAGCCTTCCCGCCGTCCTTCGGATGGCCGTTATGGAGAAAATCCAAACCGTCTCTATCAGCATCATCAATTCCAGGTTATTATCAAGCCTTCTCCGGACAATATTCAGGAGATTTACCTGGAAAGTCTGAAACAGTTGGGCATTGATCCGCTCAAGCATGATATCCGGTTTGTTGAAGACAACTGGGAGAACCCTTCTCTTGGCTGTGCTGGTCTCGGCTGGGAAGTATGGCTGGACGGTATGGAAATCACCCAATTTACGTATTTCCAACAAGTCGGCGGAATCGAGACGAATCCGGTAGCGGTTGAAATTACGTATGGTATGGAGCGTCTTGCTTCATACATTCAGGAAAAAGAAAATGTGTTTGAACTGGAATGGGTAGACGGCATTACATATGGTGATGTGTTCCGTCAGCCTGAATTCGAACACTCCAAATATACGTTTGAAGTATCTGATGTCAAAATGTTGTTTACGCTCTTCAACATGCATGAAGAGGAAGCCAACAAGGCTATGGCACAGAATCTGGTTTTCCCGGCATATGACTATGTGTTGAAATGTTCACATACGTTCAACCTGTTGGATGCCCGCGGAGCAATCAGTGTAACGGAGCGTACCGGGTACATTACCCGTGTCCGTAATCTGGCTCGTCAAGTGGCTGCAACATATGTGGAAGAGCGTGAGAAGCTCGGCTTCCCGCTGATCAAGAAAGGGGGAGCTGAGCATGTCTAA
- the recO gene encoding DNA repair protein RecO — protein MLYRVEGIVIRSMDYGEGNKIITLCTESGGKVGVLVRGAKKPKSRHAALVQPFTYGQYVYFRNTGLGTLNAGEIIESYHELREDLIKASYASYACELLDRVLQDEETGTFWFKQLKACLQALKEEKDPVVITSLYEMKILQAAGYGPQLDDCISCGHERPDEQLFVSPRLGGVLCRACKHFDPPAMSVSPKALKLLRLFAQLDLQRLGNISVSEGTRDEIKKIMRAFMDHQLGLNLKSRSFLDQMEKYGI, from the coding sequence ATGCTATACAGGGTGGAAGGGATTGTCATCCGCAGCATGGACTACGGCGAGGGAAACAAAATCATTACGCTTTGCACCGAAAGCGGCGGGAAAGTAGGGGTGCTCGTCCGCGGTGCCAAAAAGCCCAAAAGCCGACATGCTGCACTGGTGCAGCCATTTACGTACGGTCAATATGTATATTTTCGTAACACTGGTCTGGGAACACTCAACGCAGGTGAGATTATCGAATCTTATCATGAGCTGCGTGAAGATCTAATTAAAGCTTCTTATGCATCTTATGCTTGTGAACTGCTGGATCGTGTGTTGCAGGATGAAGAGACAGGTACGTTCTGGTTCAAACAGTTGAAAGCCTGTCTTCAGGCGTTGAAGGAAGAGAAGGATCCGGTCGTCATTACAAGCCTGTATGAAATGAAAATATTACAGGCAGCCGGGTATGGACCTCAGCTGGATGATTGCATTTCTTGCGGTCACGAGCGTCCGGATGAACAGTTATTTGTTAGTCCAAGGCTTGGGGGCGTTTTGTGTCGTGCTTGCAAACACTTTGATCCTCCGGCGATGTCCGTGAGTCCGAAAGCATTGAAGCTCTTACGTCTGTTTGCACAGCTGGATCTGCAAAGGCTTGGTAATATATCGGTGAGTGAAGGCACCCGGGATGAGATTAAAAAGATCATGCGGGCCTTTATGGATCATCAGCTTGGCTTGAATCTAAAATCCCGTTCTTTTCTTGATCAAATGGAAAAGTACGGGATTTGA
- a CDS encoding YqzL family protein: MRDFSWKVFAMTGDVESYLLYSEACNSVGQESEPAREVIEDEEAEG; encoded by the coding sequence ATGCGAGATTTTTCGTGGAAGGTTTTTGCGATGACGGGGGATGTGGAATCCTATTTGTTGTATTCCGAGGCATGTAACTCGGTGGGACAGGAGTCGGAACCTGCAAGGGAAGTGATTGAAGATGAAGAAGCCGAAGGTTAA
- a CDS encoding cytidine deaminase, which yields MDNGLLMQEAIKARTKAYTPYSHFGVGAALLDSEGHVHHGCNIENAAYTPGNCAERTAMFSAIAGGKQPRSFKAIAIVGDTDGPIAPCGVCRQVMYELCEPDMKVILGNMKGDLQETTVAELLPWAFGPSDLNSAKK from the coding sequence ATGGATAATGGTTTGTTGATGCAAGAAGCAATTAAGGCACGTACGAAAGCGTATACGCCTTATTCTCATTTTGGTGTAGGTGCAGCTTTGCTTGACAGTGAGGGACATGTGCATCATGGTTGTAATATTGAGAATGCTGCATACACGCCAGGTAACTGTGCTGAGCGCACAGCTATGTTCAGCGCGATTGCAGGAGGTAAGCAACCACGCAGTTTCAAAGCCATTGCCATTGTAGGAGATACAGATGGCCCGATTGCTCCATGCGGCGTATGTCGTCAAGTCATGTATGAACTGTGTGAACCGGATATGAAAGTTATTCTGGGTAACATGAAAGGCGATCTTCAGGAGACTACAGTTGCCGAACTATTGCCATGGGCTTTTGGACCATCTGATCTGAACTCTGCTAAAAAGTAA
- the ybeY gene encoding rRNA maturation RNase YbeY, which produces MSLNLAWNNEQQDKEITEPMIAMLEQLLNLAGEAEGVADGEVALTFVNDEQIHELNRDYRGIDRPTDVLSFAMNETVDEELDIIYELDEDEEMEEMPDVLGDIIISVPRTILQSEEYGHSFERELGFLFVHGFLHLLGYDHQDEASEAEMMGKQEAVLAQAGLTR; this is translated from the coding sequence ATGAGTCTTAACCTAGCATGGAATAATGAACAACAGGATAAAGAAATCACCGAACCGATGATTGCAATGCTGGAGCAACTGCTGAACCTTGCAGGGGAAGCAGAGGGTGTTGCGGACGGGGAAGTGGCCCTGACTTTCGTAAATGATGAGCAGATTCATGAGCTGAACCGCGACTATCGCGGCATTGATCGTCCAACAGATGTATTGTCTTTTGCAATGAATGAGACTGTGGATGAGGAACTGGATATTATCTACGAGTTGGACGAGGATGAAGAAATGGAAGAAATGCCGGATGTACTCGGTGATATTATTATTTCTGTTCCACGGACCATTCTTCAGAGTGAAGAATATGGCCATTCTTTTGAACGTGAGCTGGGGTTCCTGTTTGTTCATGGCTTCTTGCACCTGCTTGGATATGATCATCAGGATGAAGCCAGCGAAGCCGAAATGATGGGCAAACAGGAAGCGGTACTCGCCCAAGCCGGGTTGACACGATAA
- the era gene encoding GTPase Era — protein MKKQAFKSGFVAIIGRPNVGKSTLMNQVIGQKIAIMSDKPQTTRNKIHGVYTSEQQQIVFLDTPGIHKRQSKLGDYMNQTALNTLGEVEAALFLIDASEGMGGGDRYIAEQLKNVRTPVILVMNKIDKIEPEALLPLIEEYRKLHNFAEIVPVSAMLGSNVSTLLEQLGKYLPEGPQYYPDDQVTDHPEQFVCAELIREKILQMTREEVPHSIAVTIEDMKVQDNGVVYISAVIFVERDSQKGIIIGKQGALLKEVGKRARQDIQNLLGSKIFMDLWVKVKKDWRNQERVLRDLGFGRE, from the coding sequence ATGAAAAAACAAGCATTCAAATCCGGTTTTGTAGCCATTATTGGACGTCCCAATGTAGGTAAATCCACACTGATGAACCAAGTCATTGGACAGAAAATTGCGATCATGTCGGACAAGCCACAAACGACGCGTAATAAGATACATGGTGTATATACGTCGGAACAACAACAAATCGTTTTCCTGGATACGCCAGGGATTCACAAACGTCAATCCAAGCTGGGCGATTACATGAACCAGACCGCTTTGAACACGCTCGGAGAAGTTGAAGCTGCTCTGTTCCTGATCGATGCCTCGGAAGGCATGGGCGGTGGTGACCGTTATATTGCAGAACAACTGAAAAATGTACGGACGCCTGTCATTCTTGTCATGAACAAAATTGATAAAATTGAGCCGGAAGCACTGCTTCCGCTGATTGAGGAATATCGCAAACTGCACAATTTCGCTGAAATCGTACCTGTTTCTGCCATGCTCGGCAGCAATGTAAGCACGTTGCTTGAACAGCTTGGCAAGTATTTGCCGGAAGGTCCGCAGTACTATCCAGATGACCAGGTTACAGACCATCCGGAGCAGTTCGTTTGTGCCGAGTTGATTCGGGAGAAGATTTTGCAAATGACACGCGAAGAAGTGCCTCACTCCATTGCTGTAACGATTGAGGATATGAAAGTGCAGGACAATGGCGTCGTTTATATTTCAGCTGTCATTTTTGTGGAGCGTGATTCGCAAAAAGGAATCATTATCGGTAAACAGGGTGCCTTGCTCAAAGAAGTGGGGAAACGTGCCCGCCAGGATATTCAAAACCTGTTAGGTTCCAAAATCTTCATGGACCTGTGGGTTAAAGTGAAGAAAGATTGGAGAAACCAGGAGCGTGTACTACGCGACCTTGGCTTCGGACGTGAATAA
- the dnaG gene encoding DNA primase, translating to MSTGQGGIPESIIESVLQQHDIVDTVSRFVHLTKQGKYMKGLCPFHSEKTPSFTVTPEKQIFYCYGCGTGGNAIKFRMEIEGLSFPEAVKTMAEESHISMGDWQGRESAHVNPETERLLEAYELTAKLYHFLLKNTEHGKVAMEYLRSRGFSDKLIDQFQIGYAPNRWDTLVQFLEKREFPLEEMEKGGLLSPRNEGQGYVDRFRDRVMFPINGRSGKPIAFAGRILGDGQPKYLNSPETRLFNKSRVLYNLHHAKNAIRKQRQAILFEGYGDVISAWDQDIQNGVAAMGTALTENQALMLKGMCDEVIVCYDGDRAGQAAALKNFPILEEAGLQVKIALIPDGLDPDDFIRKHGGERFRNQIVDGAVTTTKFKLINLKKNHILLEGGGQIAYSKEAVKLIAPLSSPTEREVYLRELAAEVDVSFETLKQECNEEREAMKNNLQFGDNNPKRWNNGRQQNRQVPTPNLLPAYHAAERKLLAWMLQDDEAAQYVNEHLGEAFNLDDHAAIAAYLYAYYAQGKPSDTSRFMSSLHDDRLEKTVSSISMMDGPGDWNIQVLDDCIREVLKYPRKKEYDLKKEEMIAAERAGDSVRAAQIAIEMIALERQ from the coding sequence ATGAGTACCGGACAAGGCGGTATACCCGAAAGCATTATTGAATCGGTGTTACAGCAGCATGATATCGTCGATACGGTGAGCCGATTTGTACATCTGACCAAACAGGGGAAATATATGAAAGGCCTCTGTCCTTTTCATTCTGAGAAGACGCCTTCGTTTACAGTAACGCCTGAGAAACAAATTTTCTATTGCTACGGTTGCGGCACGGGTGGAAATGCCATCAAATTCAGGATGGAAATCGAAGGGTTATCCTTTCCCGAGGCTGTCAAGACGATGGCAGAAGAAAGCCACATTTCAATGGGGGACTGGCAAGGGAGGGAATCGGCTCATGTTAATCCAGAAACCGAACGTTTATTGGAAGCATATGAGCTTACCGCAAAGCTGTATCATTTCTTATTGAAAAATACAGAGCATGGTAAAGTGGCTATGGAATATTTACGCTCACGTGGGTTTAGCGACAAACTCATTGATCAATTCCAGATTGGCTATGCGCCTAATCGCTGGGATACCTTGGTACAATTTCTGGAAAAGCGCGAATTTCCGCTTGAAGAGATGGAAAAGGGTGGTTTACTGTCACCGCGAAACGAAGGTCAGGGGTATGTGGACCGTTTTCGGGACAGGGTCATGTTTCCGATCAATGGCAGGAGCGGAAAGCCGATTGCATTTGCAGGTCGCATTTTGGGAGACGGGCAACCGAAGTATCTAAATTCACCGGAAACCCGGTTATTTAACAAAAGCCGTGTTCTCTACAATCTGCATCATGCCAAAAATGCAATTCGCAAACAAAGGCAGGCCATATTGTTCGAAGGGTATGGCGATGTTATCTCCGCCTGGGATCAGGATATTCAGAATGGTGTAGCGGCAATGGGTACCGCGCTTACTGAAAATCAGGCATTGATGCTTAAAGGCATGTGTGATGAAGTTATCGTATGTTATGACGGCGATCGAGCCGGACAGGCTGCGGCACTCAAAAACTTCCCTATTCTTGAGGAAGCGGGATTGCAGGTCAAAATTGCTCTGATACCGGATGGGCTCGACCCTGATGATTTTATCCGCAAGCATGGTGGCGAGCGGTTCCGAAACCAGATTGTGGACGGCGCCGTAACGACTACAAAATTTAAGCTTATAAACCTTAAAAAAAACCATATACTGCTAGAAGGCGGCGGACAGATCGCTTATTCCAAGGAAGCGGTCAAACTTATTGCTCCTTTGTCTTCTCCTACAGAACGGGAAGTATATCTGCGGGAACTGGCTGCAGAAGTGGATGTATCATTTGAAACACTGAAGCAGGAGTGCAATGAAGAACGGGAGGCCATGAAAAATAACCTCCAGTTTGGGGATAATAACCCGAAAAGGTGGAATAATGGTAGGCAACAAAATAGGCAGGTGCCTACACCCAATCTGTTGCCGGCTTACCACGCTGCTGAACGCAAACTGCTCGCCTGGATGCTTCAGGATGATGAGGCTGCCCAGTACGTGAATGAGCATCTTGGTGAAGCTTTTAACTTGGATGATCATGCAGCTATTGCTGCTTATCTATATGCCTATTATGCGCAAGGCAAACCGTCGGATACAAGCCGTTTTATGTCTTCACTGCATGACGACCGACTGGAAAAGACGGTCAGTTCAATCTCGATGATGGATGGTCCAGGTGATTGGAATATTCAGGTGCTCGACGATTGCATCAGGGAAGTGCTGAAATATCCGCGTAAGAAAGAGTACGACCTGAAAAAAGAAGAAATGATTGCTGCAGAGCGGGCAGGTGATTCTGTACGCGCGGCACAAATTGCAATTGAAATGATTGCCCTAGAGAGACAGTGA
- the rpoD gene encoding RNA polymerase sigma factor RpoD — MANDQHTELETELTLDQVKDQLIESGKKRASLNYKEIIEKLSPFEQDAEQMDEFYEQLSDLGIDVVNENDEEVTLRPSEDSENNTREGDDEFHFDDDLSLPPGIKINDPVRMYLKEIGRVPLLSADDEVELAKRIENGDEEAKRRLAEANLRLVVSIAKRYVGRGMLFLDLIQEGNMGLIKAVEKFDHKKGYKFSTYATWWIRQAITRAIADQARTIRIPVHMVETINKLIRVSRQLLQELGREPTPEEIAAEMDLSVEKVREITKIAQEPVSLETPIGEEDDSHLGDFIEDQEALAPADAAAYELLKEQLEDVLDTLTEREENVLRLRFGLDDGRTRTLEEVGKVFGVTRERIRQIEAKALRKLRHPSRSKRLKDFLE, encoded by the coding sequence ATGGCGAATGATCAGCATACTGAACTAGAAACAGAATTGACACTGGATCAGGTTAAGGATCAATTGATTGAATCAGGTAAGAAAAGAGCTTCATTGAACTACAAGGAAATTATAGAAAAACTCTCCCCATTTGAGCAAGATGCAGAGCAGATGGATGAGTTCTATGAACAACTGAGCGACCTGGGTATTGATGTCGTGAACGAAAATGATGAAGAGGTAACCCTTCGCCCTAGTGAAGATTCCGAGAACAACACCAGAGAGGGAGACGATGAATTCCACTTTGATGATGATCTGAGCCTTCCACCAGGAATCAAAATTAACGACCCTGTTCGTATGTATCTCAAAGAAATTGGTCGTGTGCCTTTGTTGTCTGCGGATGACGAAGTAGAACTGGCTAAACGGATTGAAAACGGGGATGAAGAAGCGAAACGTCGTTTGGCTGAAGCTAACCTTCGTCTCGTGGTCAGTATCGCCAAGCGTTATGTTGGACGTGGAATGTTGTTCCTGGATCTGATTCAGGAAGGTAACATGGGTCTGATCAAAGCGGTTGAGAAGTTCGACCATAAAAAGGGTTATAAATTCAGTACGTATGCGACATGGTGGATTCGCCAAGCGATCACCCGTGCAATTGCGGACCAAGCACGTACGATTCGTATCCCTGTGCACATGGTGGAGACGATCAATAAGCTGATCCGGGTATCCCGTCAGCTGTTGCAGGAACTTGGGCGTGAACCGACACCAGAAGAAATCGCTGCCGAGATGGATCTGAGTGTGGAGAAAGTTCGTGAGATTACGAAGATTGCTCAGGAACCGGTTTCCCTGGAAACACCAATTGGTGAGGAAGATGATTCTCATCTGGGTGATTTCATCGAGGATCAGGAAGCATTGGCTCCGGCGGATGCTGCTGCTTATGAGTTGCTGAAAGAACAGCTCGAGGATGTCCTGGATACATTGACTGAGCGTGAAGAGAACGTGCTTCGTCTGCGTTTTGGTCTGGACGACGGACGTACAAGAACGCTGGAAGAAGTGGGCAAGGTATTTGGTGTTACGCGTGAGCGTATTCGTCAAATTGAAGCCAAGGCTCTTCGTAAATTGCGTCACCCTAGCCGCAGTAAACGGCTTAAAGATTTCCTCGAATAA